Part of the Rana temporaria chromosome 11, aRanTem1.1, whole genome shotgun sequence genome, ACAGCCACCAGGATTCGATTGTCAGTACGCGCTGCATGCGCTGGGATCCATGACAAGCCTTTTTATATCGACTGAATTGTAAGTGcaaattttttctttaataaaaaatccttacatacagtacttcactatggagcTATTTCTCGTTCTTTCTCTTTGAATACATGAGCGCATCCTTATTTTATCTGGAGTTTTGGAGCAGTAGATGATCCGATCTGTGTAACCTGCTGTTatatagtccacttgagaggactttaAAAGATCTCTGGGCTCTATCTGACCGCACCAACGGTcagtgaatctggtaagcagattggaataccaacacacgggtgttttctcttggtggaagatTAAGAATTTCGTTTGTTTTTatcattggactttttttcactgatttatatTTGCTATTTTATCACCTATATTCAATCATTGATTGGTGGAGGATCAGCATATTTACCTTTTCACTTCTGGACATTCTTATGAATTTTTTCACCACTCAATCAATTTGTGTTGTTCATCAAGTCACagattatttttcataatttatCTGGTTTATTCACAACTTAAttcattcacatcagcgctgtaccttctttttggttCCATGCATAGCTTGTTTTTGCATCACAGGCTGCCCAGATTTTTATGCCGTATTTGCCTGGCTTATTGGGCATATACTGCCGGAAGGGGCAATTTCCACGGAAAGGGATCAAACGTTCATCTACTGTTACCTGAGGCCCAGGGTTAAACATTAGTAGAAGGAGCTGAACCCATTTCTCCCAGACATTCCTAATGGGAGCAAGCTTGTCAGATTTTGCTCTAGTATCTCTGTTGTCAAAGCTGAAAACTCTTGATATCATTCGAAAGGTGTGAAGTGACATTGTTGCTGGGAAGATATATCTGCCTCTTGATTTGTCCCAGAGACTATCAGTGGCCTCATTATAGGATCTGTACACTCCAGCAAGAAGAAGAACACCAATATAAGCATCTAGGCATTCCTCATTTATGTCATTCCACATGTTGCCatggactttttttccttcaaggtTTGTCATTACAATGATCACTTTTTTTAGTGACAATGGCATGAACAGTTCAAAACATGTTTTGATGTCACTTACTCTCGTCACAGCAAACCTTGTGATCCCAGGGGTCATTTTGATTACATCTGCAGCAGCTGCCCTGCGATGTAAGTCAGGAGGTTCCGAACTCCAACAGATCTTACCACTTTTGGATTTGAATGTTTcagcaggaacagcagcaggttcAGCACTGGTGGCCTCCTCATCAGACTCATCAGATGTGTCTGTGTATTCTGGTTGATACTCTACTTCATCTTCTGCCTCAGAAACCTGCTCATCCATAtcgctatgctgctctgtgtcctctGCCTCATTTTCATTCAAGATATAATCCAGTATTTGGCTTCCTGTAAATCTTCTCACTCTTGCATGCTGCATATTGGAGATGATTACTCTGCAAGTCAGCAACTCTGAAATGTattggtcctatgtttctttactttatttagagaagcagacaagcaggcaaagagctaggcccctccctaactacagctcacagAGTTGAGAGGTGActggctgtcagtgttactaagcagagagagtgtttatgatttcagttttggcacttatAGTGTCTTATAATCCTATATTATATGAGAAGAAGgaatggagttgcgctaaaaaaaaagtgactaaTCAAAATATAGTGAGAACTATAAAGTcccaaggagaaaagaaaaatcttctttaAACAAAAATCTGTGGAAGTTCTGTGTATAATTGAATTTTCATTAAGAATCACAACGAGTGGAAAGATCTGGATCCCTGTTCCCTGAAcatactgacccttaccagattttcagatccaaaggatcaagccaagcagattagccaaacacctgggctgcacaggagatcaggatcttgataaaatcttcccagcagtggatcagtggaacatccagaaagcaaacaaaaaaaataaaactagatagtgtgatattgtcaggTAATCACACAACAACAAATCCCCTGGTGACTGgcagacggacagtgtgacatgcaaaccaccaccaatatacacactgacccttaccagagttctAAATCTAGATAGATCGAAAACACAGGGGGGATGTAGGCAGCCACTGCAAAGAACTTCTCCCAAATACAGTCCTCGGATTCACCAGGATGCACCAGACAATCAGCAGTCATGGAGGAGAAACTCACAATGATGTGATAACGTTTAAGGCATTTATTGAGCAAAAACGTAGTACACTTACatcaaatgactttaaaaacagcaaaaaaggatccggccggtagtagaacgtgtagtcctcAAATTTCGGTGACGTCAGTACACGGAGgagacgtactgacgtcaccgaaatttgaggactacacgttctactaccggccggatccttttttgctgtttttaaagtcatttgatGTAAGTGTACTACGTTTTTGCTCAATAAATGCCttaaacgttatcacaccattgtgaGTTTCTCCTCCATGACTGCTGATTGTCTGGTGCATCCTGGTGAATCCGAGGACTGTATTTGGGAGAAGTTCTTTGCAGTGGCTGCCTACATCCCCCCTGTGTTTTCGATCTATCTAGATTTagaactctggtaagggtcagtgtgtatattggtggtggtttgcatgtcacactgtccgtctgcCAGTCACCAGGGGATTTGTTGTTGTGTGATTAcctgacaatatcacactatctagttttattttttttgtttgctttctggatgttccactgatccactgctgggaagattttatcaagatcctgatctcctgtgcagcccaggtgtttggctaatctgcttggcttgatcctttggatctgaaaatctggtaagggtcagtatgTTCAGGGAACAGGGATCCAGATCTTTCCACTCGTTGTGATTCTTAATGAAAATTCAATTATACACAGAACTTCCACAGATTTTTGTTtaaagaagatttttcttttctccttgggACTTTATAGTTCTCACTATATTTTGataagtcactttttttttagcgcaactccattcCTTCTTCTCAtagcattttttgtttgtataaacattttgagtttgcagctgtttTGTATTGTTatagataagcgcactttttttcactttttgcaatcctatattataactgggtcagaattgaccctaacaccataaacgtcttaattttcaccacagtattttataatttagtgaaaaggattctttttctattacattgtttaaatagaggttcctgacaaagtaaaaaattcttgatgcaataaacaaatttatgtgatacttatagacatttaaaacctgaaaacgggtcggttctgaccctaacacaagaCGAGGGTTAAGGCGGAAATCCATGCAGTAGCACATCATATTGATGAGGTGGAACAAACCAACCAGGTCCATGCGGCCGCCATTCGTGAGTTCCAAACCACCTATGATTCCCAGCTCTCTCACCTCCTGGACCCTCATAGACATGTCAAGGACCTCGACAATTGTGGTCGGAGGCACAACATTAGGGAACAGGGGTCCCTGAGAATATTAAACCAGGCTCCCTACAACAGACTTTATGCACAATCTTTAATGGCTTTGTCCTGCAGACACTCCTATTGGAATGGAAAGGGCCCATCGTGGTTTGCGCCACCAACCCCGTGAGAATGAGCCACCCAGGGATGTGATATGTGCTGTGGTTAACTTTCCACTCAAGGAGGAAATCCTCTGTAAAGCCAGGGATAGGGGCCGTGTCCTCCTCCAAAATTGCTCAGAAATCAAACTTTTTCAGGACTTATGCCAGAAAACACTTCAGAATAGGCGAGCTCTGCGCCCCCTGCTGGAAGCTTTACGTGCCAGGAACATACAATATCGCTGTAAATTTCTGTTTGGACTGTCAGCATCCGCTAGAGGCCTTTCCGCGCTACTCCGCACACTGGAAGACCTACATGGCTTCTGTGAGCAACTCGATCTCCCACACATCGAGCTTCCGGAATGGTATGCTTTTTACTTTCCCTCTGAACCCTGGCTCCCAGTGTCCCTCCACCCATCACCGAAGGCTCAACGTCACAGATCCCGCAGACACAGAGCTGGCCCGACTTCCCCGGGCAACCATGCATCCCGCCGCTACCTCTACCAACCTAACCCGGGCTCTCCCTCCACGCCCCCCAGGAGAAGGGACCTCGTGGATGCCTAAGGACCCTGGCTTTAACCGGGGCATGGACCGCCACCTGTGAGTAACCACCCCCACTCATGTTCCTCTCTATCCCCATTGCTTTGTGCTCTTTTCCCCCTCCAGGACTCTGGCCCTCACTGGTCTTTTCAACAGGCCTCCATTCTCCTTGGGGCAACTTGTCATCCCCGAGCTGCAGTTGCTGCGATCCGCCAGCTTGTTGAAGACTGTGAAGTGCCTTCCCCGCTGAGTCAAtactcctcttctcttctgggcTTCCATACCACCCTTTACAACAGACTCCACTGACACGTCAGCACAACCGGTACATGGACCCATTATTGGAAGCCTCATTTATGGGAGGTAACATTCTTTGCGCCACACTGGCATTTAGGTTGCTCCCACACCCTGACCCTCGCCTATTGAACACTCACATCAAGATATTCTGAACTTTTGTGCCTTGCTTTCCCTCCCCAAACTATCTCCCTGgaggtttttgtttttccttttctttttttgggctcaAAACCACATTTTGTTGTGGCCCTGCTTTTTACCATCCAACGCACAGAGACTCCCTTACAGATGCAGCAGAGCCCACAGACTTTTTTTGGCTAAGTTAATGtttgttctgttttttgttttttgtattaatGATAGTAgtgtgattcttttttttttttttttttaaatttcaatgtttttttattgttgtttgcgtatAAAAAACTACAAAAGTGTTACATCATCGTACATATTATAGACAATACACACCCATACGTTTTTCCCTGTTTTCCCCTTATCTTTTTCTACCCTCGTTCTTTGTGACATTGTGAATAAATGAAGAAACACTTGTTTCTGAACTGTCATACCTCGCctcgcctcccctcccccaccccgtaAACCCTCAcccaccctcccaccctcccatcacaccttgAGCAGGTTTTTGAAGTTAATGTACTTCCTTAAGTACGTCTTCCCCATGAAGGAATGCCCGATAGCGGGTTaagatatttattgaatttgaatggcgatttttatatagaacatcctgtttcgtctagccagggtttccacatcctcacaaacttactATAATTCCCCTGTCGAGTAAGtttcactctctcactccaaatcattgtgttaatagtttcaacccaagatttgacagtgggtggcatctgggcctgccaccttaacgaaattaacttccttgcctggaagaggcatctcagtaccacttcaAGGGAACTAGCTGGCACTCTATTCTCCTCTATGCTGCCTAACAAGCATGTCTTGGACTCAGCTTCTAACttaattttaaaagttttatttattatggtaaccacctcctcccagtatctaaataactttgggcatttccacatcatgtggataagattgcctgtcgctctgcaccttgggcattcatcagtacttctccacccgagattgaacattctcctgggggtatagtatactctatgcaagagaaACAGGTGTGATACCTTCTGAGATGAGGAGATcgaaaccaatacccccctctTCAAGATCAcactccactgttccgtggtcatttgacctaagtctttctcccatcctgtcctgctcttaatggggtcaatactcctcttctcttctgggcTTCCATACCACCCTTTACAACAGACTCCACTGACACGTCAGCACAACCGGTACATGGACCCATTATTGGAAGCCTCATTTATGGGAGGTAACATTCTTTGCGCCACACTGGCATTTAGGTTGCTCCCACACCCTGACCCTCGCCTATTGAACACTCACATCAAGATATTCTGAACTTTTGTGCCTTGCTTTCCCTCCCCAAACTATCTCCCTGgaggtttttgtttttccttttctttttttgggctcaAAACCACATTTTGTTGTGGCCCTGCTTTTTACCATCCAATGCACAGAGACTCCCTTACAGATGCAGCAGAGCCCACAGACTTTTTTTGGCTAAGTTAATGtttgttctgttttttgttttttgtattaatGATAGTAGTGTGATTCTTTTTAAACTCCCAGGATGTCGGTAATGGTTTAACCTCAGTGGTACTGGGGGCTTTCCCCCAGATCCAGCTAGACTAACACTGTTGTTCCGGTGCACAAATTCCTACCAGCCCAGACCTTAATTACAAACCTTCTAAAATCCTCCCAATTACATTTGACGTTCCGGGCTTTCAAATAATCACAACAATTAATCGTCCTTCTCTGCCCTCTGTGCTTGCTCACAATTCTCTGCAATAAGCGGATGTGATCAATGGCGGTCCCTGGCAGAACTGTTTTACTTGTTATGAATAAGGCTCCTTTTCGATTCTTCATAATGGTTATTCTGTTAATACGTTTTTTATTACCAGTAGGCTCCCCAATTACCTTTCACAACACGCTTTCACTTTTGGTTTCCGGCTCGCAACCATCCTTTCATCCCCACACAGCAGTCCTACTGAGACACTTGCTGACCTTCCAGACTTTCTTCTTTTAAAGGTGGTATAGCGAGACTATTACCATCTCTGTTtgagttctttttcttttcctctcttctcttttctcattCCTGTACCGTACTCTCTTTCgctgcccctcctctctccctttttttccccctttctaacttctccgctctcttcctcctttttcctctcctagtcttgtcttttttctttccctttcctccTCCTGCTTGGCTCCTCTGTTCTCAtcctctattttttctttttttttctttcctttccctccttttttttaaatttaattttgagATTTTTGCACTGATTGGGTCCACTCCCATTCCCCCGGGGTGCACCCCCGCCACTGCTCTTCCATCTGCATAACCCTCCTTCATAGCAGCGGCCCCGCTACACTTACTTTCAGATAATCTTGCAGCACTAATTACTGGACATGCCTCCCCTGATGATGAAATGCCTATCTCTTAATGTCAAGGGCCTTAACCTACCAGAGAAAGGGTCTCAAGTTTTgtcatctctcaccaaacacaAAGCACATTTCATTTTCTTGCAAGAGACCCATTTCCGTTCGGACTCCATCCCTAAACTTTCTAATCATATTTACCAGATGGTGTTTCATGCAACTAATCCTGACTCTAAGACCAAGGGTGTATACTAATTTCTAAATCTATCTGACTCTCTTATTGACCCTGACGGCAGGTATATTTTTCTTAAGGGCTCCTATGCCTTGAAACTGAAAACTTGGGCTAACCTATAATGCCCAAATGATCACCATGTCTCTTTCCTTAGGAAAACTTGTGGCCTCGTTCCAGGCAGGTATTGTACTCTTCGGTGGTGATTTCAACGTCCCCTTGAACCCCCTATTGAATTCTTCCATGGGAACCTCTACCTTGACATACAAAGCATGATGACAGATTAATTTACAGCTTCAATCCCTAACCCTGCATGACACTTGGCACACTTTGTTTCCCTCAGATAAGGACTACACCTTTTTTTCAGCCCCACATCAGAAATATTCTAGGATTGACTATTTCTTCCTCTCCCAGTCAGATATGCCCCTCCTCCAACGGTCCATTATAGAACCAATGTTTTTGTTGAACCACCACCAGATCACAGTCACCCTTTCTTTCCCTGAAACCTACTCTAGGACCAAAAATTGGCGCTTGAACCCTTCCCTACTCAAAGATCCCATTGTGACAGACCATATACGTACACAAATCCAGCAATATTTTACGGATAAATCTAGTCCGGAAGTCTCTCTGATCTCCCTTTGGGAGGCACATAAGCGTGTGATCCGAGGTGAACTAATTTCCCTGGCCACAAACGCTAAGAAACTTCACCAGGAGACCATAAACACTCTCATCAAGACAATTAAATCCTTTAAAAGACCTCCCACAAACTGACCCACACACAAGCCCATCTACAGGACTTGACACACTCCCGAGCCCTCCTTTTAGAGGAATTGGGTAAACTCACCAAACGACGTTACGTTCTTGGCCAGAGGATTTTCTATGAACAGGACAATAGGTGTGGCTGCCTTTTAACGTGTGCAGTACAAAACTCCAAAACTCCCTCCACAATACATTATATACATAACTCTGGGGGAACTCTCCTGGTCAAGAACGAGGACATTGCCAAGGAATTCGAGAGATTTTACTCTAAACTTTATAATCTACAGTCCACCGGTTCATCCCCGAATAATGTTGATACACGCACCACACTTATCAAAGACTTTCTCTCCCGATACAGCCCTAAACCGATAACTCCCCAACAGACGCTTGATCTGGAAGGCCCCATATTGGCATTGGCATTGGATGTGGCCATGAAGCAAATGAAACCGGGCAAGTGTCTGGGCCCGGATGGCTTTTCCCTCCACTACTATAAGTCTTTTACTGATTCACTTGCCGCCAAACTCTTGGCCACAGTCAATGCCCTTTCGGACCCCCAGGTCAAGCCAGACAGAATGCTAGCAGCACACATCGCTGTGATACCCAAGGAAGACAAAGATTCCTCTTTAGTTATTAATTATAGGACGATCTCCCTTTTTAATGTGGACATCAAAATGTATGCAAAGATTTTAGCAACTCCCCCTGGTGCCTGGCCTTGTTTCCTTAGATCAAGTAGGTTTTGTCCCCGGCCAGGAGGTCAGGGAATACACCATCTGTACATTACATTTATAACATTGGCTCATGACGTCCAAATCACAAGGATTTTTTCTTTCGCTGGATGCCGAGAATGCATtcgacagggtggcctgggactatatgCGTGAGGTGCTCTTGGCTATAGGGCTGGGAACCTGCATGCTGACTCACATTATGGCATTGTACTCTGGTCCCTCCGCAGCAGTGAGAGTCAATGGCCACCTGTTGGACGCCTTCCCCAATGGTACACGCCAGGGATGCCCAGTTTCACCCCTGATAAACATCCTTACTCTGGAACCTCTGGAACCTTTCCTTAATAGGCTGACGAACAACCCAGACATACAGGGGAATACTGTGAAGGAGAGAGAGTTCAAGGTCGCAGCTTTTGCTGATGACATTTTGCTCTTTAAAATCGCTCCGTATCTCCCTGCCTAGTCTTCTCAAGGATATTGATATTGGTACCTTATCAAATCTCAAAATCAACCACACAAAATCCCAGGCACTTAATGTTACTCTCCCTCATCACGACGTTGCTCCCTGCCAAGAGTCATTCCCATTCCGGTGGGAACAGGTTGCTATTACTTATCTTGGCATTCAAATACCTGTCCGCCTGACAGACTTGTACCTGAAACATTTTCACCCTGCTTTGCTTAAGATCCAAAAACTTCTTAAATGTCTCTTGGTTCGGACGTTCTTCTtaccacctgtttttttttcacatcctaTCGAAAGGCTTGCTCCTCATTCCTGTGGAGGGACTCTCCACTACACATTAAGTTTCCCTTCTGACGCTACCCAAATCTAGAGGAGATGTTGGGCTACCAGACCTCCAATAATACTACAGTGCCTGTCACCTCACAAGGATCGCAGATTGGAATATCCATGCCTTCAAAAATTCATTGGTATTCCTTGAAAAAGCTTTTTCGTCTGGACCCTTGCACCTCCTCCAGTGGCTGCATCCAAAGAA contains:
- the LOC120917448 gene encoding piggyBac transposable element-derived protein 4-like, translating into MQHARVRRFTGSQILDYILNENEAEDTEQHSDMDEQVSEAEDEVEYQPEYTDTSDESDEEATSAEPAAVPAETFKSKSGKICWSSEPPDLHRRAAAADVIKMTPGITRFAVTRVSDIKTCFELFMPLSLKKVIIVMTNLEGKKVHGNMWNDINEECLDAYIGVLLLAGVYRSYNEATDSLWDKSRGRYIFPATMSLHTFRMISRVFSFDNRDTRAKSDKLAPIRNVWEKWVQLLLLMFNPGPQVTVDERLIPFRGNCPFRQYMPNKPGKYGIKIWAACDAKTSYAWNQKEGTALM